The nucleotide window GtaagctattttctgtaattGGCTCGTCATTAACTTAAACgtaaataatgatcttgttgGGAGTTTATTATCCTGTAATAATGACGAAAATTAGCTAAAGTGAAGACGTTGTCAGCTACAGTAGCTTGCGAAATATtcaacccccttggcatttttcctattttgttgccttacaactggcaattaaaaaatattttttggggggcggtatcatttgatttacacaacatgcttaccactttgaagatgcaaaatattgttattgtgaagcaaacaagaaataagaccaaaaaacagaaaacttgagcgagCATaactatccccccccccccaaagtcagtactttgtagagccaccgtTTGCAGCAACTAcaactgcaagtctcttggggtatgtctctataagcttggcacatctagccagtGGGATTTTTGCTCATTCTTCAATGTAAAACtgttccagctccttcaagttggaggacttccactggtgtacagcaatctttaagtattttaaggtctctccagagatgttcaatcaggttcaagtccgggctctggctgggccactcaaggacattcagagacttgtcctgaagccactcccgcgttgtcttggctgtgtgcttagggttgttgacctgttgtaaggtgaacctttgccccagtctgaggtcctgagcgctatggagcaggttttcattcaAAATCAATAAATATCAAACACAAATCAACCTATTTCCACGGATCTATAACTCAACCGAAACACTGAGATGACTCAACCGAAACACTGAGATGACTGAACTGAAACACTGAGATGACTGAACCGAAACACTGAGATGACTGAACTGAAACACTGAGATGACTGAACTGAAACACTGAGATGACTCAACCGAAACACTGAGATGACTGAACTGAAACACTGAGATGACTGAACTGAAACACTGAGATGACTGAACTGAAACACTGAGATGACTGAACTGAAACACTGAGATGACTGAACTGAAACACTGAGATGACTGAACTGAAACACTGAGATGACTGAACTGAAACACTGAGATGACTCAACTGAAACACTGAGATGACTGAACTGAAACACTGAGATGACTCAACCGAAACACTGAGATGACTGAACTGAAACACTGAGATGACTCAACCGAAACACTGAGATGACTGAACTGAAACACTGAGATGACTGAACTGAAACACTGAGATGACTGAACTGAAACACTGAGATGACTGAACTGAAACACTGAGATGACTCAACTGAAACACTGAGATGACTGAACTGAAACACTGAGATGACTCAACCGAAACACTGAGATGACTGAACTGAAACACTGAGATGACTCAACCGAAACACTGAGATGACTGAACTGAAACACTGAAAGGTACAAAAAATATATCTTGATATTCAATCAGAATAAGAAGAACAAGAACCTGTGAGTCTTTCGTGTCTTTTATCTCTACCTCCTTTCTCACCTCTCTTTTTTGACACCTCTTTCCATCCACTGCCAGACCATGCTCAACTAAGCTTCAAAGCAAAGGAATTGCCTGCTCACTAAAGCCTGTGAAATCCACGTCGAGCTCAGCAGAGGCCTTGACAGGACAATATGGTGACAAGTGTTCCTTTGACCAGAAAACAATAGTATTGTGTGTAACGTTAAGTAGTATAGAGAGACGCCAGACCCGCCTGGGTTACCTAGATCACATGGTGAGGATATTAAGCCTGTCTAAACTCTCCATGACTTATCTCATattctaactctttctctctacactctctctctctctacactctctctttttacactctctctctctctctcagaggcaGACCTTTCTCGCTCACTTAATCTCATCTCACTATACTGCCAGTCTCAGGGCTTCCTCTTTTGTGTGCGTCTcttgccttttctctctctctctttctctctctctctctctctctctctctctctccccctctcactctcccccactctgtctctcccactccctccctccctccctccctccctccctccctccctccctccctccctctcttttcctctctcactccacttTGCTTAGATTTCAGTAGGGACCTGACAGGCCAACTTCCAgcattttctctgtctctctcttttcttttcctccttctctcctcttcctctctccctccactgctctCCTGTCTTTCGTACTCCCCCCTTGTTCTCATGATTTTGACATTTACAACTAAGAGACATGGGTTTCCATTTCATAGTAATCCTCCAGTGCTCCACCCGCCTGTTATTCATCTTACTGTAAACTGTGAAATCCTGTTtgtttaattgactgatttcaattcacatttccaacAGCCACGGGGTGATTAAGCAGTATTTGTGACTtttcgtgtatgtgtgtgtgtgtgtgcgcgcgcctcTATCTCTTTAAGAGTCTTCTGCATTTTTGTTCATGTGTCagtgaatgtgtgtgagtgtggaatGCCTGCCTTCACCAATCCCCCTCACTGGGCTCAGTGAACAAACCTGCTGCAGCATTATTCACACCTAAGACTTGAAAGCGTCGGATGAATAGCCTATATCCTAAATGTTGCGGCCCGTTGCTCGATAATCTTGCTCTGCACAGAGACTGCCTCATGGATGTCGTAATCCTGCCGAGCCATAAAACTGACTGAATCGCAAATATGGACGAGATTTGAATTGACAGTGAACCAACCGCATGTTACTGTAGAATAGGATGCCCACAATCTGCTTTTACAGTAATACATAGGCACTcatatgcacacacatgcacacacacacacacacacgtgcatacaCTTCCAACCCCTGCCTTACCTGTATATGATGCAGGCACAGTCTCTGCACGTGCCACAGTTCTCTATGTCCTGACCCGTCCGGTAGGAGTGTCTCCTGGAGGGGAAAACACAGATGACATCATCACCAGGGGACCATTACAGCTGCCACCTTGGCTTGAGTCACAGCGTCaggagaggggatgtgtgtgtgtgtgtgtgtgtgtgtgtgtgtgtgtgtgtgtgtgtgtgtgtgtgtgtgtgagtgtgtgagagagagagagagagagagagagagagagagagagagagagagagagagagagagagagagagagagagagagagagagagagagagagagagagagagagagagagagagagagagagagagagagagagagagagagagcgaaagggacTGGAAATAAGCAGGATCTCAGTCTTATCATCCCTGGCTAGGTTTCATCACTTCATCTGAGAAGTAGCTAGCTCTATTTTTATCACGATGAAGTGTTGCCTCAGCCCCATGATTCTCCTCCTGCTAACTCCTCATCCAGAAATCCACTCCTGATCATATCTTTTGAATGATTTTACCCCAACCGACTCCCCGACGTCTACGTAAAGCATGACTTTATCTTTAGGGGAAAAATGATTCTGTTTATGAGGTAAAAGTCAAGTCTGAATTCCTTACATGTAGACCCATCTCAGAACAAGAGAATTTATGAGAGAAGAATACATGATTATATAGGCTTTAAAGACCATTAGAAACATCTTTGATTTGAAAGATAGGTCAACCCTGTGATATACACCCAGGGGCAAAACTGGTTGCTGTGACGACAGGATGACGTCTTTTACCAGTGTTGTAGTCGAGTCACTAAACATTGAGTCTGAGTCGAGTCCCAAGTCTCCTGTGCTCAAGTCGAGTCACGAGTCCCTATGGCTAAATTCCGAGTTCAGGTCCGAGTCACAAATGGTCAAGTCACGAGTCGGTCTTATGTCATTTGTTTCTAGTCGCCACCAGATGACAGTATATTGCCACTCCCTCATTTAAAATAAAACGAATGTACTATTCATCACTACCTCACAAGTTCTACTCAATTACCTGTGTTTCACTAATTATTTACTTCATAAATTAATGGTAAGTCAGACTCTCAGCTACATTTTTGTAATTGCAGACTGATATTTGTGTAGGTTTTTTATTGCAGAGTGAAAACTAAAGAGGACTTGAACCTGGCTATGGGATGCAGGGGGAAAGTCTGAGGGTAGAGCGAGACATATTCAAAGACTCAATACTAATATTGTTTTCAAATTCGTGAAGCAGTTTGTGTTTCTTAATAACCAGGCAAAGCTAAATAGTAGGCTGGTGACTGGTGGTTGCGGGGAAGCAAGAGAGTAGCTTGCACGATTTGTAGCCCTGCTACGATCCGAGGCGGAGCCGGAGAGGAGCTTGGCTGCCTGTCTCCTCACAATAATCGCTTGCTCCCCCGTAGCTTAGCAGCTGATGTAGGCTGCGTGTGTCTGGTGTGCATCCTTCCCACTGCTAGAGAACAGAACTTCTCGCTGCTCTGCGCACCCAGTGCTGCTAATACTCTGCTTATCGTAGGAGACTATCCAGTCCGAGTCACCAATGGTCGAGAAAGCGAGTCCGAGTCCAAGTCACCAACGGTCGAGTCCAAGTTGAGTCAAAAGTCATGAACTTGGTCCTGGACTCGAGTACTACAACACTGTCTTTTACTACGTCCGTTTGACGTCATGGTCTGGTTGTATACTGTTTGTATAATAAAGAAGATTTGTTAACGTctttttagcaaccaggaaaatACGTCTTTACCTGATCGTAACCTGGTTACAAGACAAGGATGACAATCAAAATATGACTTCCTTCCCCCAACGTTTGATCTTGTTCGGAAAAATACATCTTTACCTGGTTGTAAACAGAGACCATCAGGTTAAATGACTTCTTTTCAACGTTTCCcggtatataaatatatacatatgtcATCCCACCCAAGCGTTCATATTAGCGACCACATTACATTGGTGATTACACCGTTCATGATTACAGACTTTCTCTCCATAGACCACATGcatgtcttctcctctcctggaGTTTTCCTAACCTCCTCTGATCTAACATGTTGGTATGATAACGATGGTGGAGAAATCCGTAAGCAGCTTAGAAACGTGGGAAGTAGATTAATTAAAGTGCTGATGGGAATCATAAAGGGTTTACACTGAGAGCCTGCGCCGCAGCTCAAACCAACGCCCGCACTTGCATTACCTCATCATCAGCACTGATCGCTATCGCTACTCGCCAAATTGAGGAAATTGTGGAGAAATTAGGTGTAACTCATCccacagaagaaaaaaaaatgctACATATTTATTTATCGTTTTGACGTTTCGGAAATTTGTGTCGGAATATGGAAAGAGTTTTGACTTGTTATTGACGTGTTGGATTTAATCACAGatttcatctctttctctctcccttcccatctTTCTTTCATCTGTCATATCCTCCTCAtaccccccctccccttctcctctcctcctcattttcACCAAATGTACATTTCATAATGTCTGCACTGCACAGTCAGGTTGCCAAAGCATTTACAGCATCACAAGGCTGGACTGGCCTACAAATAGATGGGCGGTAGAACAGGAATGCTCAAACAAAACAAATGTCCACCTGTAATACGAAGAGCGCAACATGAGTGATATCGGCCAAGGAGTGATATCTACCAACAATAACCCTCAATACGATTCCAGAATGAGAAAGAACATGCTATCGTGTCAATATGATCACATTGTATTGGCTGGGGCCGATTCATTTTCGCAATGGACAAATTCTTTGCACAAACAATTACCTCTTGAAGCAGAGCTATGACAACTTATGTGTGACATTTACTTTCCAGGCCTTCGTGTTCCTGTGCTCCAAGGCATTCTTTTATTCTTATTCCAACTTTCTAACTGTTTTCtaatgccagcagcataccagcCTGcgtcccactgctggcttgcctctgaagctaagtagggttggtcctggttagtccctgaatgggagaccagatgctgctgcaagtgatgttggaGGGGCAGTAGacggcactctttcctctggtctaaaaaataatCTCCCAATCTCCCAGGatgcagtgattggggacattgccctgtgtagggtgatGTCTTTTAGATGGGACgtttaaacgggtgtcctgactctcggtggtcactaaagatcccattgCACTTATCGCAAGAGTAGGGGTGTTagccctggtgtcctggctaaattcatGATCTGGCCCTCATAcaatcatggccacctaatcatccccagtttccAATAGGCTCATTCTTCCCCTGTAATTATTCCCCAGGTAattattccccaggttgttgctgtaaatgagaatgtgttttcactcaacttacctggtaaaataagtgaaatacactgaacaaaaatctttacgcaacatgtaaagtgttggtgccatgtttcatgagctgaaataaaatgtcCCAGAattgttccatatgcacaaaaagcttaattctctcaaatgttgtgcacaaatttgccaagataatccatccacctgacaggtgtggaatatcaagaagctgattaaacagcataattattacacaggtgcaccttgtgccggggacaataaaaggccactctaaaatgtgcagttttgtcacacaatgccacagatgtctcaagttttgagagagtgtacagttggcatgctgactgcaggaatgtccaccagagctgttgccagacaatttaatgttcatttctctaccataagccgccgcaaacatcattttagagaatctggtgtaacggatgtgaaacggctagcttagttagcggtgtgcgctaaatagcatttaaatcggtgacgtcacgtgctctgagaccttgaagtagtagttccccttgctctgcaagggccgcggcttttgtggagcgatgggtaacgatgcttcgtgggtgactgttgttgatgtgtgcagagggtccctgattcgcacccgggtatgggcgaggggacggtttaaagttatactgttacactggcagtacgtccaactggcctcaaccGCAGACAacgtgtatggcgtcatgtgggcgagtggttttctgatgtcaatgttgtaaacagagtgccccatggtagcggtggggttatagtatgggcaggcataagctgcggacaatgaacacaattgcattttatcgaagGCAATTTGTCTGCACAGAAATTCCGtgaagagatcctgaggcccattgtgaagcccattttttttaaggtatctgtgaccaatagatgcatatctgtattcccagtcatgtgaaatccttagattagggcctaattaatttatttcaaatgactgatttcctcatatgaactgtaactcagtaaaaaaaaaaaatgtttgcatgTTACGTTCAAATGTTTTTTCAgtgtaaataaaattaaaataattccACTAACCAATCCCTTATTTGTCTCATTTTTCCCTCCTCTTTTTTCAAAGTAACCAATTTAATTAAAAATGTATTCTCAAAATTCAAATAGGCTTATATAATTACAATATtgtcttattttttatttatatatatatacattttttaaatagtgCCAAGCAGGCATTATGAATATGGTCCTGAGTTTTTCATGGTCATCGCCCTTTAATTGATATTTTCAGGAAATATTCAGAGCTGAATGCCGAATCTGCGTTGGCACAACAATGTATTATTGTAGCTGAATGTAATTGAATGGCTCTGTGGGACTcactcacccatctctctctgcctccttcttctCCAGGTCCTGTATGACATCCAGCAGGACCTTGATGGTGTTCTGGCTAGTCTCCAGGACCCCCTCCATGCTGTGCAGCTGGGTCTGCAGGCTCCGGATGTCGTGCAGGGGTCCGTTGGGGCCCATCAGTTTCTCTGCTACCCAGGTCGGATCCAGTTTACTCCTGGCCCCTGACACCAGCCCCCCCAGGATTTCCTGCACCTGCCTCAGGGTGTCAGCCTGGGTGGAGGTCAGGGGCCCAACCGTGGGGCCCCCTCCAGAGCCAGAGCAGCCACGGGCCCCGGACAGGCACTGGCCAGGGGGGAGAGCTTGCTggctgttgggggtgttggtCCCAGAGCAGAGAATTTTATGGAGGGCCCCAAGCTGAGCCCCTAGCTGAGCCTGAGCCTGGCCcaggcaggtgggtctggagatggccTTGGTGGGCGAGGAGCCCTGGTCCGCCTGTTTCCCTTTCAGAGGGACCGCCAAGGGTGTTTGAGCTCTCTGTTTCAGAGAGCTGGCTCGAGGACAGGGCAGGGGTGACCCTGATcttcctgacctctccttctcactcGCCCGCCTGAGCAGGGGCGCCTGGCAGGCCGAGCCTGGGGTGCAACTCACCCCCTCTTTGCGTGGGGTGTACGGGGGAGGGGGCGGGGGTGGTGGTGGAagtaccctcctctcccccctacaCTCCCACTCTATCACCCTCTTGTCCTGAGTGCTGCAGTGTTGGGCCTGTTGGGCCTGAGGCGGGGGGGTGTAGGGGGGCGCAGGGCGAAACGTGGAAGCGTAGAGGGGCACAGTTTTCGTTGGAGTTGCACAAGATGGCGCCGTTGGAAGTGTATGATAGGGTTTTACCATTGGAGGCGGGGAGTTGCAGCTTTTTacaatgggagagggagaggagcagtattttatttgaatgaggGCGGAGTAGGAAGGTACTACTGTAGGTTGGGAGGAGCAGGGTGGTACGGTCTGACATGGGGGGTTCCCAGGTGGTATGGTCTGAATTAAGGAGATGTAGGCAGGGGCAGTTTGGGCTGGGGGGTGGCATGATGTCACAGTTGGAGGTGGAGATATGAGTTGATTTAAGGAAGAGCAGGATAGGGCAGTTTGTGTTAGGATGGTGCAGGGTGCTATATTTGGAGTTGGTGTTGCGGTGGGGCAAGTTGGGGCAGTGGAGGGGGCTAGAACAGGAGTTGGTTTTGGGTCATGGCCATTAGGGGCTGTATAGGGGGCTATCGTTGGAGATGGTGGTGCGGTGGGACAATTTGGATTTGAGGCTGTGGTTGTAGTTCTGGCGGTGCATGTTAGTTTGGGTGGGACCGTTTCAGTTTGTGTAGCGAGAGGTGGAGTGGTTTGAGCTTTAGATGGAAGAACAGTTGGAGGAAGCGCTGATTTTTTGGGGGGATATTTACAGATAGACCGGGGTGGGGAGGCGCAAGGCAGAGCCACCAGTGATGGTGTTTCACAATATGGATGGGTGGAGGTTGGCACAGTTTTAGGTACGGAAGCATAGAGAGGCACAGTCTGAGTTTTGGGGGTGGACGGTTCGACAGTCGAGGGAGGTGGGGAGGCGCAGTGCTGCACAGTGGGACTAGGCGGGGAGGCGCAGTGCTGCACGGTGGGAGGAGGCGGGGAGGTGCAGAGACTGTCAGTTTGTGTTTGGGTGGTGCAGGGCTGCACAGtcgagggaggtggggaggtgcaGGGCTGCACAGTCGAGGGCGGTGGGGAGGTGCAAGGCTGCACAGTCGAGGGCGGTGGGGAGGTGCAAGGCTGCACAGTCGAGGGCGGTGGGGAGGTGCAGGGCTGCACAGTCGAGGGCGGTGGGGAGGTGCAGGGCTGCACAGTCGAGGGCGGTGGGGAGGTGCAGGGCTGCACAGtcgagggaggtggggaggtgcaGGGCTGCACAGtcgagggaggtggggaggtgcaGGGCTGCACAGTTGAGGGAGGTGGGGAGTTAGGAGGGGAGACacagggactgtctgtctgtgtgggagtGGTACAGTAGGACACCTCCCTTCCCGGGTCACTGATACCACGGTTCATGCGCCATC belongs to Oncorhynchus keta strain PuntledgeMale-10-30-2019 chromosome 9, Oket_V2, whole genome shotgun sequence and includes:
- the LOC118387863 gene encoding proline-rich protein 36-like translates to MVSKEPNHLLIGQYTNSKTADKPPGAMTVRSVLLNRDSPDIESRLKRRRNRTHQVRFKDLEDGVVGGTTGAGTKGPERTAAERDSPHPLRKNTPMSPMAPQGWLTERSMGDEVSSNQASVVGAVRGDMADTIEVVAAFLARAPPHPLTPGPTRRCWAPPSPPRPCSLTLPLSRRQCASMAIQTPSCLKKPKPRAPSAVSTRNRNVGDSVGVNGDDEQDDKKDEYYTTHNHISEPASIDGNGLGSKAKQGLVDQPHCLRTSEAKTEANASSPAVGNHVDSSRHDSSSSPPPVRLRHTAEPCYCGSVTCGREGSKRQGSATLSQVRRRWRMNRGISDPGREVSYCTTPTQTDSPCVSPPNSPPPSTVQPCTSPPPSTVQPCTSPPPSTVQPCTSPPPSTVQPCTSPPPSTVQPCTSPPPSTVQPCTSPPPSTVQPCTSPPPSTVQPCTSPPPSTVQPCTTQTQTDSLCTSPPPPTVQHCASPPSPTVQHCASPPPSTVEPSTPKTQTVPLYASVPKTVPTSTHPYCETPSLVALPCASPPRSICKYPPKKSALPPTVLPSKAQTTPPLATQTETVPPKLTCTARTTTTASNPNCPTAPPSPTIAPYTAPNGHDPKPTPVLAPSTAPTCPTATPTPNIAPCTILTQTALSCSSLNQLISPPPTVTSCHPPAQTAPAYISLIQTIPPGNPPCQTVPPCSSQPTVVPSYSALIQIKYCSSPSPIVKSCNSPPPMVKPYHTLPTAPSCATPTKTVPLYASTFRPAPPYTPPPQAQQAQHCSTQDKRVIEWECRGERRVLPPPPPPPPPYTPRKEGVSCTPGSACQAPLLRRASEKERSGRSGSPLPCPRASSLKQRAQTPLAVPLKGKQADQGSSPTKAISRPTCLGQAQAQLGAQLGALHKILCSGTNTPNSQQALPPGQCLSGARGCSGSGGGPTVGPLTSTQADTLRQVQEILGGLVSGARSKLDPTWVAEKLMGPNGPLHDIRSLQTQLHSMEGVLETSQNTIKVLLDVIQDLEKKEAERDGRHSYRTGQDIENCGTCRDCACIIYSVEHDFRLQEGAVTRTWRVGDPPEGSPLAAVTPQPTTPHRQDSPLPVTPARPPHSGKKSRKKCFWFL